A window of the Virgibacillus pantothenticus genome harbors these coding sequences:
- the purU gene encoding formyltetrahydrofolate deformylase yields the protein MNHYMKKSIQQYQAENKNKARLLIKCPDQPGIVAAVSDFLYRHDANIITSDQYTLDPDGGQFFMRVEFYCPQLLEKAEVLEEAFQSIGEKFAMEWQLLYVSQLKNMAIFVSNEPHCLMELLWEYQSGDLMAHIALVISNHETARETVESLGIPFYYIPANKDIRKQVEEKQLQLLNEHQVDVIVLARYMQILTSDFVKNYEHQIINIHHSFLPAFVGAKPYERAYKRGVKMIGATSHYVTNDLDEGPIIEQDIGRVDHRDNSAKMKKIGQAIERVVLSRAVKWHLEDRIIVHENKTIVF from the coding sequence ATGAATCACTACATGAAGAAAAGTATCCAACAGTACCAAGCGGAAAATAAAAATAAAGCAAGATTGTTAATTAAGTGTCCAGATCAGCCAGGCATTGTCGCTGCTGTTTCCGATTTTTTGTACAGACATGATGCAAACATTATTACTTCGGATCAATATACCCTCGATCCGGATGGCGGACAGTTCTTTATGCGCGTAGAATTTTATTGTCCACAATTACTGGAAAAAGCAGAAGTGTTAGAGGAAGCATTTCAATCAATTGGTGAGAAATTTGCAATGGAATGGCAGTTATTATACGTTAGCCAGTTAAAGAATATGGCGATTTTTGTTTCCAATGAGCCGCATTGTCTGATGGAATTGTTATGGGAATATCAAAGTGGGGACCTTATGGCACATATCGCTCTTGTTATAAGTAATCATGAAACGGCTCGAGAAACAGTGGAGTCGCTTGGAATACCCTTTTATTATATCCCAGCAAATAAAGATATTCGCAAGCAAGTAGAGGAAAAGCAACTTCAATTATTGAATGAGCATCAGGTGGATGTCATCGTGTTGGCGCGTTATATGCAAATATTAACCAGTGATTTTGTTAAGAATTACGAGCATCAAATCATTAATATCCACCACTCCTTTTTACCAGCCTTTGTTGGGGCGAAGCCTTATGAGCGGGCTTATAAACGTGGTGTAAAAATGATTGGAGCGACCTCTCACTATGTGACCAATGATCTGGATGAAGGTCCGATTATTGAACAAGATATCGGCAGAGTGGACCACAGAGATAATAGCGCTAAAATGAAAAAGATTGGTCAAGCAATTGAACGAGTAGTATTATCCAGGGCTGTCAAATGGCACCTTGAGGATCGAATTATTGTACATGAAAATAAAACAATCGTGTTTTGA
- a CDS encoding DinB family protein, producing the protein MNRIEELVNEFAACNDWVKELTEVPEEELFQPIRKGKWSIAEIISHMTYCDRYVLEETIPQMKQDANLTTVDFEVINSKASAYAMIGVKAVQLVAEKLQIRNELVTVLREKTEQDFFATFILNGEEKDPYSGYPHTLFNYIAAFAWHDNHHKQQIDRFLLEKSK; encoded by the coding sequence ATGAACCGTATAGAAGAGTTGGTTAATGAGTTTGCTGCATGTAACGATTGGGTCAAAGAGTTAACAGAAGTGCCAGAAGAGGAACTGTTTCAGCCCATTCGTAAAGGGAAGTGGTCGATAGCTGAAATTATTAGTCACATGACTTATTGTGACCGGTATGTTCTTGAAGAAACTATTCCTCAAATGAAGCAAGATGCCAATCTGACAACTGTGGATTTTGAAGTGATTAATAGCAAAGCTTCTGCTTACGCAATGATTGGAGTGAAAGCTGTACAGCTAGTTGCTGAGAAGTTGCAAATTCGGAATGAACTAGTCACCGTTCTTCGTGAAAAGACAGAACAAGATTTTTTTGCAACCTTTATATTAAATGGTGAAGAAAAGGATCCGTATTCGGGTTATCCGCATACCTTGTTTAATTATATTGCTGCATTTGCATGGCATGACAATCATCATAAGCAACAAATTGATCGATTTTTGTTAGAGAAAAGCAAATAA
- the phnE gene encoding phosphonate ABC transporter, permease protein PhnE → MRESQMKQSMAMLAPPSKLKPISTALLLVVLLLWGGWQIEFSLAELVRGLPNMWDLMVQLVPPNWEYFSVITKPILETIRMAVVGTTLGGLLAFPLSILAARNVFRSVWVTVPARFVLNLIRTIPELLLAALFVAVFGIGPIPGICALMLFSIGIIAKLFYESVEAIDPGPLEAMTAVGANKLKWIFYGVIPQVMASFMSFFLYTFEINIRAAAVLGLVGAGGIGLYYEQTLGFLDYGKTASIIIYTLVVVLIIDYLSTRIREKLT, encoded by the coding sequence ATGAGGGAATCACAAATGAAACAGTCGATGGCAATGCTTGCTCCTCCATCCAAGTTAAAGCCCATTTCCACAGCACTGCTTCTAGTAGTACTCCTTCTTTGGGGCGGTTGGCAAATTGAGTTTTCTCTTGCGGAGTTAGTTCGAGGGCTGCCCAATATGTGGGATCTCATGGTACAATTGGTGCCTCCAAATTGGGAGTACTTTTCAGTTATTACTAAGCCAATTTTAGAAACAATCCGCATGGCGGTAGTTGGAACAACGCTTGGAGGGTTGCTTGCTTTCCCATTATCTATTTTAGCGGCACGAAATGTTTTTCGCTCTGTATGGGTGACAGTTCCTGCCAGATTTGTTTTAAATTTAATTCGTACAATACCCGAGTTATTATTAGCAGCTTTGTTCGTGGCCGTTTTCGGGATTGGACCTATTCCAGGAATCTGTGCGTTAATGTTATTTTCCATTGGTATTATCGCTAAGCTTTTCTACGAATCAGTGGAAGCGATTGATCCAGGTCCGCTCGAAGCAATGACTGCAGTTGGTGCAAACAAGCTCAAATGGATTTTTTATGGGGTAATTCCACAAGTGATGGCATCGTTTATGTCTTTCTTTTTATATACGTTTGAAATTAACATTCGTGCAGCAGCGGTGCTTGGTCTGGTGGGAGCAGGGGGGATTGGATTATATTATGAACAAACGCTTGGCTTTCTTGATTACGGAAAAACAGCTTCCATCATTATCTATACGTTAGTAGTTGTATTGATTATCGATTACTTGTCTACAAGAATAAGGGAGAAATTAACATGA
- a CDS encoding YeeE/YedE family protein, whose protein sequence is MKTNQTTIHQPKFKTNTLLIQSIIGLIVIALVGYFGSFLAHSSQKLTLYLLTGVALGYILTRSTFGFAGGVKKIYVTGFGGLSRALIIMFAITMIGMIGIHWYAAANGAVPAFMAEAGDTIIPGSKSVNTLSIATIAGGFIFGIGMIMAGACASGTLTDIGEGATRAMIVLPFFVLGTAPGELVRYKIHDSALGKFSTTMYLPHTFGFIGALLVSLFALLLLYILVNKYEAFRKKEGFYEEELFAHDEKAIEAKRNYKFFSYETYHKFFIERWSFLTGAILLAVMFIFIVNTTGSSWGVTSAFSRWDVAFLQNLGFEFNSPAFTSILEDVNNGLLNHNGTIRNIGIIFGSLIALLLAGKFKFNFKYSVKDAFIYAGGGLIMGFGARCAGGCNIGALFSAICNFSLAGWGFTVALILGGIVGLKLFEGRLNIIPPNRHRR, encoded by the coding sequence ATGAAAACTAATCAAACCACCATTCATCAACCGAAGTTCAAAACGAACACATTACTGATTCAATCTATTATCGGCTTAATAGTAATTGCTCTTGTTGGATACTTCGGGTCATTTCTTGCTCATTCAAGTCAAAAATTAACGTTGTATTTATTAACTGGAGTGGCATTAGGCTATATTTTGACACGCTCTACTTTTGGCTTTGCTGGTGGAGTGAAAAAAATTTATGTAACTGGGTTTGGAGGTTTATCAAGAGCACTAATAATTATGTTTGCGATTACAATGATTGGTATGATAGGAATACACTGGTATGCTGCAGCAAATGGTGCCGTACCAGCATTTATGGCTGAAGCTGGAGATACAATTATACCTGGTTCTAAATCGGTTAATACACTTAGTATCGCAACGATTGCTGGAGGTTTTATCTTTGGTATTGGGATGATAATGGCAGGCGCTTGTGCTTCTGGAACATTGACAGATATTGGCGAAGGTGCTACCCGCGCTATGATTGTGTTACCATTTTTTGTACTCGGGACAGCCCCTGGAGAATTGGTAAGATATAAAATACATGATTCTGCTTTAGGGAAATTCAGTACAACGATGTATTTACCTCATACTTTTGGTTTTATCGGTGCTCTACTTGTATCACTTTTCGCGCTTCTTTTACTTTATATATTAGTTAACAAATATGAAGCTTTTAGAAAAAAAGAAGGTTTTTATGAGGAAGAATTGTTTGCTCATGACGAAAAAGCCATAGAGGCAAAAAGGAATTATAAATTTTTTAGTTATGAAACTTATCATAAATTTTTCATTGAACGTTGGAGCTTTTTAACGGGCGCTATTTTATTAGCAGTAATGTTCATTTTTATTGTTAATACGACAGGTTCAAGCTGGGGTGTTACATCTGCTTTTTCTAGATGGGATGTCGCATTCTTGCAAAACTTAGGTTTTGAGTTTAATTCGCCAGCATTCACAAGTATTCTAGAGGATGTAAATAATGGTTTGTTGAATCACAATGGTACAATAAGGAACATTGGTATTATATTTGGCTCTTTAATTGCCTTGCTTTTAGCTGGTAAGTTCAAATTTAACTTTAAGTACTCCGTGAAGGATGCCTTCATCTATGCTGGCGGTGGATTGATTATGGGATTTGGAGCAAGATGCGCTGGTGGTTGTAATATCGGTGCTTTATTTTCAGCCATATGTAATTTTTCATTAGCAGGCTGGGGGTTTACGGTTGCTCTTATCCTTGGTGGTATAGTTGGGTTGAAACTATTTGAAGGAAGGCTTAATATTATTCCTCCAAATAGACATAGAAGATAA
- the phnE gene encoding phosphonate ABC transporter, permease protein PhnE, protein MKRIRLIMIIVIVSAIYIWAFSGLPKLEWKDTSVEVVSAIFSGLFQPDWDYVYDPDGEDLLRGLLDTLAIALLGTFIAGVLCIPFAFLASKNIVKSKLAVGISKFMLSFIRVFPDIVLALLFIKAVGPGAFAGVLALGIGAVGMLGKLISESVDNVDLSAKEALIASGANPVKTFIFAIVPQVLPNFFSFILYRFEVNVRAAAVLGVIGAGGIGTPLIFALSVRDWERVGIILLGIILMVTFIDLISGKIRARFI, encoded by the coding sequence ATGAAGCGAATACGTCTTATCATGATTATTGTTATCGTTTCTGCTATCTACATATGGGCTTTTTCAGGATTGCCAAAATTAGAATGGAAGGATACGTCGGTGGAAGTTGTATCAGCTATTTTTTCTGGGCTGTTTCAACCAGATTGGGATTATGTGTATGATCCTGATGGCGAAGATTTACTTCGTGGGTTGTTGGATACATTAGCTATCGCTTTACTAGGAACGTTTATTGCAGGGGTTCTTTGTATCCCGTTTGCTTTTTTGGCTTCGAAAAACATTGTCAAGTCTAAATTAGCTGTTGGGATAAGTAAATTTATGCTAAGCTTTATTCGCGTGTTTCCAGATATTGTGCTTGCTTTACTATTTATTAAAGCGGTTGGACCAGGGGCTTTTGCTGGTGTTTTGGCATTAGGCATTGGTGCGGTAGGTATGCTTGGAAAACTCATTTCTGAAAGTGTCGATAACGTTGACTTAAGTGCAAAAGAAGCATTGATTGCATCAGGTGCAAACCCCGTAAAGACTTTTATTTTTGCCATTGTCCCCCAGGTGCTGCCCAACTTTTTCTCGTTTATTCTGTATCGATTTGAAGTGAATGTACGAGCGGCGGCAGTTCTGGGCGTAATCGGTGCTGGCGGGATCGGCACACCGCTAATTTTCGCTTTGAGTGTAAGAGATTGGGAGAGAGTAGGCATTATTTTATTAGGAATTATTCTAATGGTTACGTTTATTGATCTGATATCAGGGAAAATAAGAGCAAGATTTATTTAA
- a CDS encoding Uma2 family endonuclease: MSLPNEELVSLKKFYQMREQTDQLLEYIDGVVYMSPSPSTVHQRLSMRLAAQLYNLLESDDCEVFSAPFDVKLSNENIPGDKVVIPDLSVICDKSGLDDQQYTGAPTMIIEIINPSNQAHDLITKLNLYMQYGVKEYWIVNPLLNTIMVYALNEKAKYEQKDIVREKGIVTSTVLPNFSVDAEKLFQQ, from the coding sequence ATGAGCTTACCAAACGAAGAACTTGTCTCCTTAAAAAAGTTTTACCAAATGCGGGAGCAAACCGATCAGCTCCTTGAATATATTGATGGCGTCGTTTACATGTCACCCTCACCCTCCACCGTTCATCAGCGGCTATCTATGCGATTAGCCGCGCAATTATACAACCTTTTAGAAAGCGATGATTGTGAGGTTTTCTCGGCACCGTTCGATGTGAAACTAAGTAATGAAAATATTCCTGGAGATAAAGTGGTTATCCCTGATTTGTCTGTCATCTGTGACAAAAGTGGCCTGGATGATCAACAATACACAGGTGCTCCTACCATGATCATTGAAATAATTAACCCATCCAATCAGGCGCATGACCTCATTACCAAATTGAATTTATATATGCAGTATGGGGTCAAAGAGTATTGGATTGTGAACCCCCTGCTGAACACAATCATGGTATATGCCTTGAATGAAAAAGCGAAATACGAACAGAAAGACATTGTCCGGGAAAAAGGTATCGTGACATCAACAGTGCTTCCTAATTTTTCAGTTGATGCTGAGAAGCTTTTTCAGCAATAA
- a CDS encoding glycoside hydrolase family 13 protein: MIREAIYHRPKNNFAYTYDKETLHIVLQTKKDDMQTVELVFGDPYDWQADVWQSTTKPMVKTGSTALHDFWFVEVKPKYKRLRYAFICSDDQELCVYGEDGIHETPPKEIASYFCFPFMNETDIFSAPKWVKDTTWYQIFPERFANGDEQLNPEGSLAWGSAAPTTTNFFGGDFQGVINHLDHLEELGVNGIYFTPIFKAYSNHKYDTIDYMEIDPQFGDKETFRKLVKECHQRGIKVMLDAVFNHSGYYFPPFQDVLENQEESTYNDWFHLWDFPVVTEPAPNYDTFAFVSSMPKLNTENQEVRDYLLNVARYWIEEFDIDGWRLDVANEVDHTFWRDFRRVVKQANPDAYILGEIWHDSMPWLQGDQFDAVMNYPFTNGAINFLAKNQMHATDFANSISKVQHMYPKNVSEVAFNLLDSHDTPRILTLANGSLDRVKLLYLFQLSFTGSPCIYYGDEIGMDGDQDPGCRACMEWDTSKQNRDLFHYVQALIHLRKTVPLFGNGGTFRFLYADNNSHTIGYEKNDGTKRLVFLLNGGEKETSVLSSSIFEAGEKINEWTISHNEDGVSIQQVDKLQEQLIIPALSYRIYDITK; this comes from the coding sequence TTGATTAGAGAAGCAATTTATCACAGACCAAAAAATAACTTTGCTTACACGTATGACAAAGAAACATTACACATTGTTTTACAAACGAAGAAAGATGATATGCAAACAGTAGAGCTTGTTTTTGGAGACCCATACGATTGGCAAGCAGATGTATGGCAATCAACAACGAAACCGATGGTAAAAACAGGCTCTACTGCGTTACATGATTTTTGGTTTGTTGAAGTAAAGCCGAAGTATAAACGATTACGTTATGCATTTATTTGTTCAGATGATCAAGAATTATGCGTATATGGTGAAGATGGCATCCATGAAACCCCACCGAAAGAAATAGCGAGCTACTTTTGTTTCCCGTTTATGAATGAAACAGATATATTTTCAGCACCTAAGTGGGTAAAAGATACAACATGGTACCAAATTTTTCCTGAGCGTTTTGCAAATGGGGATGAACAGCTAAATCCTGAAGGGAGCTTAGCATGGGGTTCTGCTGCACCAACTACGACTAATTTTTTTGGTGGTGATTTTCAAGGCGTGATCAACCACTTAGATCACTTAGAAGAATTAGGAGTTAACGGCATTTACTTTACGCCAATATTTAAAGCTTATTCTAATCACAAGTATGACACGATTGACTATATGGAAATTGATCCTCAATTTGGAGATAAAGAAACATTTCGTAAGCTAGTGAAGGAATGTCATCAACGTGGTATTAAAGTGATGCTCGATGCAGTGTTTAATCATAGTGGATACTATTTCCCGCCATTCCAGGACGTTTTGGAAAATCAAGAAGAATCAACATATAACGACTGGTTTCATCTTTGGGATTTCCCAGTCGTTACTGAACCAGCGCCAAACTATGATACATTTGCCTTTGTATCATCTATGCCGAAGCTAAATACAGAAAATCAGGAAGTGAGAGATTATCTATTAAATGTTGCTCGCTATTGGATTGAAGAATTTGATATTGACGGCTGGCGCTTAGATGTAGCTAATGAAGTGGATCATACATTTTGGAGAGACTTCCGCCGTGTGGTGAAACAGGCAAATCCCGATGCTTATATTTTAGGTGAAATTTGGCATGATTCGATGCCATGGCTGCAAGGCGACCAATTTGATGCAGTTATGAATTATCCGTTTACAAATGGAGCAATAAATTTCTTAGCAAAAAATCAAATGCATGCTACAGACTTTGCCAATTCTATTTCGAAAGTACAGCATATGTATCCAAAAAACGTAAGCGAGGTTGCTTTTAACCTCTTAGACAGCCATGATACGCCTAGAATATTAACATTAGCAAATGGAAGCCTAGATCGTGTCAAGCTTCTCTACCTCTTTCAACTTTCCTTTACAGGTTCACCTTGTATATATTATGGTGATGAAATTGGTATGGATGGAGATCAGGACCCTGGCTGCCGTGCTTGTATGGAGTGGGATACAAGTAAACAAAATCGTGATTTGTTCCACTATGTACAAGCACTGATCCATCTACGAAAAACCGTGCCTTTATTCGGTAATGGTGGAACGTTTCGCTTTTTGTACGCTGATAATAACAGCCATACGATTGGTTACGAAAAAAATGATGGCACAAAACGACTTGTTTTTCTATTAAATGGAGGAGAAAAAGAAACTAGCGTTTTAAGTTCATCGATTTTTGAAGCTGGAGAAAAGATCAACGAGTGGACGATTTCTCACAACGAAGATGGGGTATCTATACAACAAGTGGATAAGCTTCAAGAGCAATTGATTATACCAGCCCTGTCTTACCGAATCTATGACATCACAAAGTAG
- a CDS encoding gamma-glutamyl-gamma-aminobutyrate hydrolase family protein yields MNPVIGITPSTQNETNMHFVSAANIAAIKGAGGIPIILPFVVSEDQIRQIGNMIDGLYLTGGNSIDPTLFHEEPHPKLGEINPIRDQYEVAIIEEMQTQQKPILGVCRGCQILNVALGGDMYQDIYAQIDGELLQHKQHAPASHASHFVHVKEETLLREIVETERIKVNSRHHQANRNPGKDIQISGIASDGVVEAIESKQAPFILGVQWHPEDLATAGDTVSKRIYNAFVQACSENENNT; encoded by the coding sequence TTGAATCCCGTTATCGGAATAACCCCATCAACACAAAATGAAACGAATATGCATTTTGTCAGCGCTGCTAATATTGCTGCAATCAAAGGGGCTGGAGGAATTCCAATCATTCTGCCTTTTGTAGTATCAGAAGATCAAATTCGGCAAATTGGAAACATGATTGATGGTTTGTATTTAACTGGAGGAAATAGTATTGACCCAACCTTATTTCATGAAGAACCACACCCGAAGTTAGGTGAAATCAATCCGATTCGTGATCAATATGAAGTTGCCATCATAGAGGAAATGCAAACGCAACAAAAACCTATCTTAGGTGTTTGTAGAGGGTGTCAAATTTTAAACGTTGCACTAGGTGGTGATATGTACCAGGATATTTATGCGCAAATAGATGGGGAATTATTACAGCATAAACAACATGCCCCTGCTAGTCACGCCTCTCATTTTGTACATGTAAAAGAGGAGACATTATTAAGAGAAATTGTAGAAACAGAGAGAATAAAAGTAAACAGCAGGCACCATCAGGCTAACCGAAATCCCGGGAAAGATATACAAATTTCTGGGATAGCAAGTGATGGCGTTGTAGAAGCAATTGAAAGTAAACAGGCTCCATTTATATTAGGGGTGCAATGGCATCCTGAAGATTTGGCAACAGCTGGAGATACAGTCTCCAAAAGAATTTACAATGCGTTCGTGCAAGCGTGTAGTGAAAACGAAAACAACACATAG
- the phnC gene encoding phosphonate ABC transporter ATP-binding protein, translating to MIELRNVSKVYPNGARGLDRIDLQIDDGEFVVIVGLSGAGKSTFLRSINRLHEISEGEIMINGNSITKARGNELYRIRRDIGMIFQNFNLVRRSSVMRNVLSGRVGYHSTLKMLLGLFSKQDKALAMDALKRVNIAEKAYIRADQLSGGQQQRVSIARALAQEAKVILADEPVASLDPITTKQVMDDLLRINQELHITMVVNLHSVDLAKAYASRIIGLNKGKVVFDGKAAEATDEVFASIYGNQNHEQTTKQIGVAK from the coding sequence TTGATAGAATTAAGAAATGTGTCTAAAGTATATCCCAATGGAGCGCGGGGATTAGATAGGATTGATTTACAAATTGATGATGGCGAATTTGTCGTCATTGTCGGATTATCAGGAGCGGGAAAATCCACTTTTCTTCGTTCCATCAATCGTCTGCATGAAATTAGCGAAGGCGAAATTATGATCAATGGGAATTCGATAACCAAAGCAAGAGGAAACGAACTGTATCGAATTCGGAGAGATATCGGAATGATTTTTCAAAACTTTAATCTTGTACGTCGTTCAAGTGTAATGAGGAATGTACTCTCTGGCCGGGTTGGTTACCATTCAACATTAAAAATGTTGCTTGGATTATTTTCTAAACAGGATAAAGCACTCGCTATGGATGCTCTTAAACGGGTAAACATAGCGGAAAAAGCATATATTCGAGCTGATCAATTATCAGGTGGTCAACAGCAAAGGGTGTCCATAGCTCGTGCATTAGCGCAAGAAGCCAAAGTTATCTTAGCTGATGAGCCAGTAGCCTCCTTAGATCCTATTACAACGAAACAAGTGATGGATGACTTACTGCGAATTAACCAAGAATTACATATTACGATGGTGGTCAATTTGCATTCCGTAGATTTGGCTAAAGCGTATGCCAGTCGAATTATTGGTTTAAATAAAGGGAAAGTCGTATTTGATGGTAAAGCAGCCGAAGCAACAGATGAAGTATTTGCATCTATATATGGAAACCAAAACCATGAACAAACAACAAAACAGATAGGAGTCGCAAAATGA
- a CDS encoding sugar ABC transporter substrate-binding protein, with amino-acid sequence MKKGLFYLFAMILFASVLVACGPDDAKESKGEKETAESSEMPEKPKSLKLWVNAEEKQEEALKEMTASYTEETGIEIEMVPVDMLEQVEKLDVEGPAGNGPDVIFQPHDRIGDLVLRGLVEPVDLGDAEKEYTDTALQAVQYDGDYWGYPAVAETYAMYYNKARVKEKPETMEQIMEIAEKDTDSSKDEFGFLMEAANLYFVYPFFSGNGAYVFANEDGKYDITDIGLNNEGAVKGGELVSEWFDKGYIPQDLTPDIMNGLFQEGKVSTIVNGPWMVRDYSEALGDDLATAPLPALENGEIPKSFVGVKSYMLSYYSENKEWAQDLMAYLTNFDSSMKYYDIAGELPARKDAMEDPIIADDPIYSAFAEQTQYGEPMPSVPAMQQVWEPFNDGLNFISKGEPVKEVLDEAVKTIQEQIDASGAK; translated from the coding sequence GTGAAAAAAGGATTATTTTACTTATTTGCAATGATTTTATTTGCTAGCGTTTTAGTAGCCTGTGGACCAGATGACGCTAAAGAATCAAAAGGAGAAAAAGAAACTGCTGAATCAAGTGAGATGCCAGAAAAGCCTAAATCATTAAAGCTATGGGTAAACGCAGAAGAAAAACAGGAAGAAGCCTTAAAAGAAATGACGGCTAGTTACACAGAAGAAACTGGAATTGAAATAGAAATGGTGCCTGTAGACATGCTTGAGCAAGTTGAAAAATTAGATGTTGAAGGACCAGCAGGAAATGGACCAGACGTTATTTTCCAGCCACATGATAGAATTGGTGATTTAGTACTTAGAGGATTAGTAGAACCGGTAGATTTGGGAGATGCAGAAAAAGAATATACAGATACAGCTTTGCAAGCTGTGCAATATGATGGTGACTATTGGGGTTATCCTGCTGTAGCTGAGACGTACGCTATGTACTACAATAAAGCACGTGTAAAAGAAAAACCCGAAACCATGGAACAAATTATGGAAATTGCTGAAAAAGATACGGACTCTAGTAAAGATGAATTTGGCTTTCTGATGGAAGCAGCTAATCTATATTTTGTATACCCTTTCTTTTCAGGGAACGGTGCTTATGTATTCGCAAATGAAGACGGTAAATATGATATAACGGACATTGGATTAAATAATGAAGGCGCTGTAAAAGGCGGGGAATTAGTTTCGGAGTGGTTTGATAAAGGTTATATTCCTCAAGACTTAACTCCTGATATCATGAACGGATTGTTCCAGGAAGGAAAAGTTTCTACCATTGTTAATGGGCCTTGGATGGTACGCGACTATTCGGAAGCTTTGGGAGATGACTTAGCTACTGCACCATTACCTGCTTTAGAAAATGGGGAAATTCCGAAATCATTTGTAGGCGTTAAATCATATATGCTTTCTTACTACTCAGAGAATAAGGAATGGGCACAGGATTTAATGGCGTATTTAACGAACTTTGACAGTTCAATGAAATATTACGATATTGCTGGAGAGCTACCTGCTCGTAAAGACGCTATGGAAGATCCGATCATTGCCGATGATCCGATTTACTCTGCATTTGCAGAACAAACACAATATGGGGAGCCAATGCCAAGTGTTCCTGCTATGCAGCAAGTATGGGAACCATTTAACGATGGTCTCAACTTTATTTCCAAAGGGGAGCCTGTGAAGGAAGTATTGGATGAAGCAGTGAAAACGATTCAAGAACAAATAGACGCTTCGGGCGCAAAATAA